A part of Candidatus Deferrimicrobium borealis genomic DNA contains:
- the purD gene encoding phosphoribosylamine--glycine ligase, translated as MSVLIVGGGGREHALAWKIAKSPLVSRIYAAPGNPGAARHAECVPLATDDLDGLRKFAVSKRIDLTVVGPEAPLAAGLTDLLTKEGLLVCGPDRAGAQMEGSKVFMKTILRKYGIPTASFKVFEEYDEAEQYLLTHRLPVVVKADGLAAGKGVAVAQTYEEGVAFLKDVMERRVFGPAGERVVIEECLPGEEASYIVFTDGDKFVPLPSSQDHKRIGDNDTGPNTGGMGAYSPAPVVTPEVEARVHREVFEPLLAGLRAEGIVFRGILYAGLMIERGVPRVLEFNVRFGDPEAQPLFLRLKSDLVPLLLQCARGKITDAKMEIDPRPTVCVVMSSGGYPGKYEVGRPIGGIEDAEKEEGVVVFHAGTAKKEDRLVNHGGRVLGVTAIGDTLKGAIARAYRAVDKIHWEGAYWRTDIGRKALARQQVDDSEGNG; from the coding sequence ATTTCGGTCCTCATCGTCGGCGGCGGCGGCCGCGAGCACGCCCTGGCCTGGAAGATCGCGAAGAGCCCCCTCGTGTCCAGGATCTACGCCGCCCCCGGCAACCCCGGGGCCGCGCGGCACGCGGAGTGCGTCCCTCTCGCGACGGACGACCTCGACGGGTTGCGGAAATTCGCGGTGTCGAAGCGGATCGACCTCACCGTGGTCGGCCCCGAGGCCCCGCTGGCGGCGGGGTTGACCGACCTGCTGACGAAGGAGGGCCTCCTCGTCTGCGGCCCGGACCGCGCGGGAGCGCAGATGGAGGGGTCCAAGGTCTTCATGAAGACCATCCTCCGGAAGTACGGCATCCCGACGGCCTCCTTCAAGGTGTTCGAAGAGTACGACGAGGCGGAGCAGTATCTGCTTACCCACCGGCTGCCGGTGGTGGTCAAGGCGGACGGACTCGCGGCGGGGAAGGGCGTCGCCGTCGCGCAGACGTACGAGGAGGGGGTCGCGTTCCTGAAGGACGTGATGGAGCGGCGGGTGTTCGGTCCCGCGGGGGAGCGCGTCGTGATCGAGGAGTGCCTGCCGGGCGAGGAGGCGTCGTACATCGTCTTCACCGACGGGGACAAGTTCGTCCCGCTCCCATCATCGCAGGACCACAAGAGGATCGGGGACAACGATACCGGACCCAACACCGGCGGGATGGGGGCGTATTCCCCGGCACCCGTCGTGACGCCCGAGGTCGAGGCGCGGGTGCACCGGGAGGTCTTCGAGCCGCTGCTGGCGGGTCTTCGTGCCGAGGGGATCGTTTTCCGCGGCATCCTCTACGCGGGTCTCATGATCGAACGGGGAGTCCCCCGGGTCCTCGAGTTCAACGTCCGCTTCGGCGACCCCGAGGCGCAGCCGCTCTTCCTTCGCCTGAAAAGCGATCTCGTCCCTCTGCTCCTGCAGTGCGCCCGGGGGAAGATCACGGACGCGAAGATGGAGATCGACCCGAGGCCGACGGTCTGCGTCGTGATGTCGTCCGGAGGCTACCCGGGGAAGTACGAGGTGGGGCGCCCCATCGGCGGCATCGAGGATGCGGAGAAGGAGGAGGGCGTGGTGGTGTTCCACGCCGGCACGGCGAAGAAGGAGGATCGCCTGGTGAACCACGGGGGACGCGTTCTCGGCGTCACCGCGATCGGTGACACGCTGAAAGGGGCGATCGCCCGCGCGTACCGCGCCGTGGACAAGATCCACTGGGAAGGCGCCTACTGGCGCACCGACATCGGGCGGAAGGCGCTGGCGCGCCAACAGGTCGATGACTCCGAGGGGAACGGATGA
- a CDS encoding ABC transporter permease: MNGVARAAELLGERVYAMVLDLGAIFTLFLQVVSWVVRPPSEIRNIVKQMEEVGVRSMPVVLVTATFTGMVLALQSYSGFQRFGATSFVGSVVALSITRELGPVFAGLMVSGRVGASMAAELGTMKVTEQIDALVTLATNPVKYLVVPRVVAATLVLPVLVVFADLLGIVGGYFVSVHLLGANPYVYIAKTYQYLEFKDIYTGLVKASVFGMLIALISCHHGFVAEGGAEGVGRATTRAVVASSMMVLISDYFMTSFMF, translated from the coding sequence ATGAACGGCGTCGCCCGGGCCGCGGAGCTGCTCGGGGAGCGGGTCTACGCCATGGTGCTGGACCTGGGGGCGATCTTCACCCTGTTCCTCCAGGTCGTCTCCTGGGTGGTGCGGCCGCCGTCGGAGATCCGGAACATCGTCAAGCAGATGGAAGAGGTCGGGGTCCGGTCGATGCCCGTCGTGCTCGTCACCGCCACCTTCACCGGCATGGTCCTCGCGCTGCAGAGCTACTCCGGGTTCCAGCGGTTCGGCGCGACCAGCTTCGTCGGGTCGGTCGTCGCCCTTTCCATCACCCGGGAGCTGGGGCCGGTGTTCGCCGGGCTCATGGTCTCCGGCCGCGTCGGCGCCTCGATGGCGGCGGAACTGGGGACGATGAAGGTGACGGAGCAGATCGACGCCCTGGTAACGCTCGCCACCAACCCGGTCAAGTACCTCGTCGTGCCGCGCGTGGTGGCCGCGACGCTCGTCCTCCCGGTCCTCGTCGTCTTCGCGGACCTGCTCGGAATCGTCGGCGGCTATTTCGTCTCCGTCCACCTGTTGGGCGCCAACCCGTACGTGTACATCGCCAAGACGTACCAGTACCTCGAGTTCAAGGACATCTACACGGGGCTGGTCAAGGCCTCGGTCTTCGGGATGCTGATCGCCCTCATCTCGTGCCACCACGGGTTCGTGGCGGAGGGGGGCGCGGAGGGGGTCGGCCGGGCCACCACGCGGGCCGTCGTGGCGTCCTCCATGATGGTGCTCATCTCGGACTACTTCATGACGTCGTTCATGTTCTGA
- a CDS encoding MCE family protein produces MSREARVGIFVLLGLIVLTFFTFRVSKWGLIAEKGYKLTVDFDTASGLEPKSDVKMAGVPIGKVEGIELAGNRARLVLRVRKEIRIPIDSVASIQTQGLLGEKYVEILPGKDVQRNLPAGGQVANTLSPVNLDEMIRKLSAIGDDVKKFSDSLSATFGTEEGKKALGDILRDVQATTASLRTVVTGNEQRFERIVANIDRLSADLSDISSANKQDVRATIANLRAFSDTLKSETPELVRKLEEMSERVSGVVGDNRENLKESIANLKTASARLDNTLDSAEKVMAKIDRGEGTLGKLVNDNTAHTSLTETLDGVNRYVRKYDALRMTLVPWVEFQTGTSDWKYYLNLKIQPTADKYYLLGVVNDPVGKRTETSSLVSVGGNPPVETRAVSFEDEWKFNALLAKRFSRVTLRGGIMESAGGLGVEYDVVKDRLSVGADIFDFNRPDNRAHLKLYGNYDIVKNLFITGGADDVLSRYSQFRTFFLGFGIKFPDDDLKTVIGAVPLRP; encoded by the coding sequence ATGTCCAGGGAGGCCCGCGTCGGGATATTCGTCCTTCTGGGGCTGATCGTCCTCACGTTCTTCACGTTCCGCGTGAGCAAGTGGGGATTGATCGCGGAAAAGGGATACAAGCTCACGGTAGACTTCGACACGGCGTCGGGTCTGGAGCCCAAGTCGGACGTGAAGATGGCCGGGGTTCCGATCGGGAAGGTCGAGGGGATCGAGCTTGCGGGAAACCGCGCCCGCCTCGTCCTTCGCGTTCGAAAGGAGATCCGGATCCCGATCGACTCGGTGGCTTCGATCCAGACGCAGGGCCTCCTCGGCGAGAAATATGTCGAGATCCTCCCGGGCAAGGACGTCCAGCGCAACTTGCCGGCGGGGGGGCAGGTCGCCAACACCCTGAGCCCCGTGAATCTCGACGAGATGATCAGGAAACTTTCGGCGATCGGGGACGACGTCAAGAAGTTCTCCGATTCGCTCTCCGCCACGTTCGGAACGGAGGAGGGGAAGAAGGCGCTCGGGGACATCCTCCGCGATGTCCAGGCCACCACCGCGTCCCTGCGGACCGTCGTGACTGGGAACGAACAGCGCTTCGAGCGGATCGTGGCGAACATCGACCGGCTCTCCGCGGACCTCTCCGACATCTCCTCGGCGAACAAGCAGGACGTCCGCGCGACGATCGCGAATCTCCGGGCTTTTTCCGACACGCTGAAGAGCGAAACGCCGGAGCTGGTGCGCAAGCTCGAGGAGATGAGCGAGCGGGTGAGCGGCGTGGTGGGGGACAACCGCGAGAACCTGAAGGAGAGCATCGCGAACTTGAAGACCGCCTCCGCGCGCCTCGACAACACGCTGGACTCCGCCGAGAAGGTGATGGCCAAGATCGACCGCGGCGAGGGGACCCTCGGGAAGCTCGTCAACGACAACACGGCCCACACCTCCCTCACCGAAACCCTCGACGGGGTCAACCGGTACGTCCGGAAGTACGACGCGCTGCGGATGACGCTGGTGCCGTGGGTCGAGTTCCAGACCGGCACCTCCGACTGGAAGTACTACCTGAACCTGAAGATCCAGCCGACGGCGGACAAGTATTATCTCCTCGGCGTCGTAAACGATCCGGTGGGGAAGCGCACGGAGACCAGCTCCCTCGTCAGCGTCGGCGGGAATCCCCCGGTCGAGACGCGGGCGGTGAGCTTCGAGGACGAGTGGAAGTTCAACGCCCTGCTGGCGAAGCGGTTCTCCCGGGTCACGCTTCGCGGCGGCATCATGGAGTCCGCCGGGGGATTGGGGGTGGAGTACGACGTGGTGAAGGACCGGCTCAGCGTCGGGGCGGACATCTTCGACTTCAACCGGCCCGATAACCGCGCGCATTTGAAGCTGTACGGCAACTATGATATCGTCAAAAACCTTTTCATCACGGGCGGGGCGGACGATGTTCTGAGCCGGTATTCCCAATTCCGGACCTTCTTTCTCGGGTTCGGGATCAAGTTCCCCGACGACGACCTGAAGACCGTGATCGGGGCCGTTCCCCTCAGGCCGTGA
- a CDS encoding ABC transporter ATP-binding protein, whose amino-acid sequence MIAIRGLSKRFGKKVVLDGLDLTVPKGKNTVVIGGSGTGKSVLIKCVVGLLRPEAGEIRIDGQDILRMDERELVGARRKFGMLFQASALFDSMDVGENVAFVLRRLKMYPEGHIREVVEEKLSMVGLRDIQRLMPAELSGGMKKRVGLARAIASEPDILLYDEPTTGLDPIMADVINDLIISLRETLGVTSITITHDMASAYKIADQIAMLYKGRIIEVGTPDQIRTTSNPVVAQFVQGRAHGPITDESEEFVRFVSR is encoded by the coding sequence GTGATCGCGATCCGGGGTTTGAGCAAGCGCTTCGGGAAGAAGGTGGTCCTCGACGGCCTCGATCTGACCGTGCCGAAGGGGAAGAACACCGTCGTCATCGGCGGAAGCGGCACGGGCAAGTCGGTCCTCATCAAGTGCGTGGTGGGGCTGCTCCGCCCGGAAGCGGGGGAGATCCGGATCGACGGCCAGGACATCCTCCGGATGGACGAACGGGAGCTGGTCGGTGCGCGCCGGAAGTTCGGGATGCTCTTCCAGGCGTCGGCACTGTTCGACTCGATGGACGTGGGGGAGAACGTGGCGTTCGTCCTTCGGCGGCTGAAAATGTATCCGGAGGGCCATATCCGGGAGGTGGTGGAGGAGAAGCTCTCGATGGTCGGGCTGCGCGACATCCAGCGGCTGATGCCCGCGGAGCTGTCGGGCGGCATGAAGAAGCGCGTGGGGCTCGCCCGGGCGATCGCCTCCGAGCCCGACATCCTGTTGTACGACGAGCCCACGACGGGCCTGGATCCGATCATGGCCGACGTCATCAACGACCTGATCATCTCGCTGCGGGAGACGCTCGGGGTGACCTCGATCACGATCACCCACGACATGGCCTCCGCATACAAGATCGCGGATCAGATCGCGATGCTGTACAAGGGAAGGATCATCGAAGTGGGGACCCCGGATCAGATCCGTACGACGTCGAACCCGGTGGTCGCGCAGTTCGTTCAGGGGCGCGCGCACGGTCCCATCACCGACGAGAGCGAGGAGTTCGTCCGCTTCGTCAGCCGATGA
- the thiC gene encoding phosphomethylpyrimidine synthase ThiC, whose amino-acid sequence MTLMHRARQGEIPPAIALAAQFEHVDPATLRDRIAAGTVVIPRNRKRREIRPVAVGEGLTIKVNANVGSSRDHADIALEMEKMRAAVAAGADAVMDLSTGGPIDAIRQAILAECPVPVGTVPLYQIAADGNLRGKSWVELTADDFFAGIEKQAIEGVDFMTVHCGVTRASVERLVREGRRLDIVSRGGSLLAEWMDFNGKENPFYEQYDRLLAICREYDVTISLGDGLRPGCLADATDRAQVHELLTLGELTERAWAEDVQVMVEGPGHVPMHQIAANMVLQKRLCHGAPFYVLGPLVTDIAPGYDHITSAIGGAIAGWSGADFLCYVTPSEHLRLPPVEDVREGVIATRIAAHAADIARGIPGAMDRDNKMADARGALDWKAQIALSIDPERASAWRGGSLPSADEAACTMCADLCAIKTSRKAIRKG is encoded by the coding sequence ATGACGTTGATGCATCGCGCGCGGCAGGGGGAGATACCTCCGGCGATCGCCCTCGCAGCGCAATTCGAACATGTGGACCCCGCGACGCTTCGGGATCGGATCGCCGCCGGGACCGTCGTCATCCCCCGCAACCGGAAACGCCGCGAGATCCGCCCCGTCGCCGTCGGCGAAGGGCTCACTATCAAGGTGAACGCGAACGTCGGCTCCTCCCGCGACCACGCCGACATCGCGCTGGAGATGGAGAAGATGCGCGCCGCCGTGGCGGCCGGGGCCGACGCGGTGATGGACCTGTCCACGGGAGGGCCGATCGACGCGATCCGGCAGGCGATCCTCGCGGAGTGCCCCGTACCGGTCGGGACCGTTCCCCTCTACCAGATCGCGGCCGACGGAAACCTGCGGGGGAAATCGTGGGTTGAGCTCACCGCGGACGACTTCTTCGCCGGGATCGAGAAACAGGCGATCGAAGGGGTCGACTTCATGACGGTCCACTGCGGGGTGACCCGCGCGTCCGTCGAGCGGCTGGTCCGGGAGGGCCGCCGCCTCGACATCGTCAGCCGCGGCGGGTCGCTCCTGGCGGAGTGGATGGACTTCAACGGCAAGGAGAACCCGTTCTACGAACAGTACGACCGCCTCCTCGCGATCTGCCGGGAGTACGACGTCACGATCTCGCTGGGCGACGGCCTGCGCCCCGGCTGCCTGGCGGACGCCACGGATCGCGCGCAGGTCCACGAATTGTTGACGCTGGGCGAACTCACCGAGCGCGCCTGGGCGGAAGACGTGCAGGTGATGGTCGAAGGGCCCGGCCACGTCCCGATGCACCAGATCGCCGCCAACATGGTGCTCCAGAAACGGCTGTGCCACGGCGCGCCGTTCTACGTCCTCGGCCCCCTGGTGACCGACATCGCTCCGGGGTACGACCACATCACTTCGGCCATCGGCGGCGCGATCGCCGGGTGGAGCGGTGCGGATTTCCTGTGCTACGTTACTCCGTCGGAGCACCTCCGGCTGCCGCCGGTGGAGGACGTGCGCGAAGGGGTGATCGCGACCCGGATCGCCGCGCACGCCGCGGATATCGCCCGCGGGATCCCCGGGGCGATGGACCGGGACAACAAGATGGCGGATGCGCGCGGCGCGCTGGACTGGAAGGCGCAGATCGCGCTGTCCATCGATCCGGAACGGGCGAGCGCCTGGCGGGGGGGATCCCTTCCCAGCGCGGACGAGGCGGCCTGCACGATGTGCGCGGACCTGTGCGCGATCAAGACGTCGCGGAAGGCGATCCGGAAAGGGTAG
- a CDS encoding CxxxxCH/CxxCH domain-containing protein, with protein MTVPIHFFRDLRLSTMSLILLVALAGISGCGNDDSPDVMVSPPGWVVAPSGGQHATSATLTFISNGGTSSCAECHGADLSGGTSKVSCFGNPAGCHHGPVAGWVAAPPAAQEHGAAAKKAPGSSGFASCQVCHGADFRIPRGGGNRTCYSCHSLAPHPDRPWRSSTGSTHTNTDPSNCPVCADCHRNNTPGTPGCFNSTLCHGEPGAVPHPVGSAWVTTSPAAQPHAIDAKATAGTTTGFTYCQVCHGTGTDFAGGSSGVSCYPCHSTTTSSPHASQWRTGDTYVHTTTAEGNAATCVFCHLNGANSPIAAPSPPAPAGTAPGCFNSTLCHGTATAPHGVPYNDPDHFGVTAATFPAGCAACHDISAPQTKLGPVCQTCHAAASPLAAAGCTSCHGDPPSGATYPNVAGKHAVHGALPGVGVCTPCHNGLDAGTLEHYNRANARPGKDALRVPPGDVAFLGTYNAESGGPAAFNPATRTCSNVICHGGQATPDWQTPEADAIDVVNACTSCHISGTTQYNSYFSGRHDLHINSDRFGGGLSATARCKLCHDAAKVNVTGHFQNLATPAYEQPPRETLLPDVLYNGDTCNPRCHRNETW; from the coding sequence ATGACGGTCCCCATCCATTTCTTCCGGGACCTTCGACTTTCCACAATGTCGCTGATCCTCCTGGTCGCCCTCGCGGGGATCTCCGGATGCGGGAACGACGATTCCCCCGACGTCATGGTCAGCCCGCCGGGTTGGGTGGTGGCTCCCTCCGGCGGCCAGCATGCGACGTCCGCCACGCTGACCTTCATTTCCAACGGCGGAACCAGTTCCTGCGCCGAATGCCACGGTGCGGACCTCTCCGGCGGGACCTCGAAGGTTTCCTGCTTCGGAAACCCCGCGGGCTGCCATCACGGTCCGGTCGCCGGATGGGTCGCCGCCCCTCCCGCGGCCCAGGAACACGGCGCAGCCGCGAAAAAGGCCCCCGGCAGCTCCGGCTTCGCCTCCTGCCAGGTCTGCCACGGGGCGGACTTCCGGATCCCCCGAGGCGGCGGAAACAGAACCTGCTACTCCTGCCACAGCCTGGCTCCGCACCCGGACAGGCCGTGGCGCTCCTCCACAGGATCGACGCACACGAACACGGACCCGTCGAACTGCCCCGTGTGCGCCGACTGCCACCGGAACAATACCCCGGGGACGCCCGGATGCTTCAACAGCACGCTGTGCCACGGCGAGCCTGGAGCCGTCCCCCACCCCGTGGGGAGCGCGTGGGTGACGACGTCCCCCGCGGCCCAGCCGCACGCAATCGACGCGAAGGCGACGGCGGGCACGACCACCGGGTTCACCTACTGCCAGGTCTGCCACGGGACCGGAACGGACTTTGCGGGCGGCTCGTCGGGGGTCTCCTGCTACCCGTGCCACAGTACGACCACGAGCTCCCCCCATGCGTCCCAGTGGCGCACCGGGGACACGTACGTCCACACGACCACGGCGGAGGGAAACGCCGCGACGTGCGTCTTCTGTCACCTGAACGGGGCGAACTCCCCGATCGCGGCGCCGAGCCCGCCCGCCCCGGCGGGGACGGCGCCCGGATGCTTCAACAGCACGCTGTGCCACGGCACGGCCACGGCACCGCATGGGGTCCCGTACAATGACCCGGATCATTTCGGCGTTACCGCCGCCACGTTCCCGGCGGGTTGTGCCGCATGCCACGACATCTCCGCGCCGCAGACAAAGCTCGGGCCCGTTTGCCAGACGTGCCACGCCGCGGCCTCGCCGCTTGCGGCTGCCGGCTGCACCTCCTGCCATGGGGATCCGCCGTCCGGTGCGACGTATCCGAACGTGGCCGGCAAGCACGCAGTCCACGGTGCGCTGCCCGGGGTGGGGGTATGCACCCCGTGTCACAACGGCCTGGATGCCGGCACCCTGGAGCATTACAACCGGGCCAATGCGCGACCGGGCAAGGACGCTTTGCGGGTGCCCCCGGGCGATGTCGCCTTCCTGGGGACGTACAACGCCGAGTCCGGTGGTCCGGCGGCCTTCAACCCCGCGACCCGGACCTGCTCGAACGTGATCTGCCACGGCGGGCAGGCGACGCCCGACTGGCAGACGCCGGAGGCCGACGCGATCGACGTCGTAAACGCCTGCACAAGCTGTCACATCTCCGGCACGACCCAATACAACAGCTACTTCTCGGGAAGGCACGACCTGCACATCAACTCAGACCGATTCGGGGGCGGACTCAGCGCGACGGCGAGGTGTAAACTTTGCCACGACGCGGCGAAGGTGAACGTGACCGGCCACTTCCAGAACCTGGCCACGCCTGCATACGAGCAACCGCCCCGGGAGACGCTCCTCCCCGATGTCCTGTACAACGGCGACACCTGCAATCCGCGGTGTCACCGCAATGAGACGTGGTGA
- a CDS encoding CvpA family protein has translation MNLLDLILAVLIAWFAISGIVRGLVRQLFSLGGLIAGHLAGVRWYGFAQAKLGLSFQYAEVVGYAVVFLAAYLAIRLIGGLIEGQVRKSKLSGADRLAGLAAGLLKGALFSILIVFLLVILLPRDAPLLRESRVAPAAMAAGKRLAAAFPDRFAESFREKVRAVSPAK, from the coding sequence ATGAACCTCCTCGATCTGATCCTTGCCGTGCTAATTGCATGGTTCGCCATCTCCGGAATCGTCCGGGGCCTGGTCCGGCAGCTCTTCTCGCTCGGGGGGCTGATCGCAGGGCACCTGGCAGGGGTCCGGTGGTACGGTTTCGCGCAGGCGAAACTCGGCCTCTCCTTCCAGTACGCCGAGGTGGTCGGTTATGCGGTCGTCTTCCTTGCCGCGTATCTCGCGATCCGGCTGATCGGGGGGCTGATCGAGGGGCAGGTGCGGAAGTCCAAGCTGTCGGGGGCGGACCGGCTCGCGGGGCTGGCGGCGGGGTTGCTGAAAGGGGCGCTGTTCTCGATCCTGATCGTGTTCCTGCTGGTGATCCTGCTCCCGCGGGACGCCCCGCTGCTGCGCGAGTCGAGGGTGGCACCCGCAGCCATGGCCGCGGGAAAGCGGCTCGCGGCCGCATTCCCCGATCGGTTCGCGGAATCGTTCCGGGAAAAGGTGCGGGCGGTGTCCCCCGCGAAATAG
- the purH gene encoding bifunctional phosphoribosylaminoimidazolecarboxamide formyltransferase/IMP cyclohydrolase, with product MARIHRAIVSVSDKTGVAQFCAALSRLGVELYASGGTAKLLRDKKVPVRLIEEYTGFPEMLDGRVKTLNPKIHGGLLALRGNPAHMKTIGEHGIVPFDMLVGNLYPFEATIARPGCTREEAIENIDIGGPSMLRSAAKNSQSVAVVCDPADYPLVLAQLKKTAGNLDEETMRELGRKAFAMTARYDAAISNYLGAGQGGMEPFPVTFTAQWRKLQGLRYGENPHQAASFYTDAALPDEPTLGGAQQLQGKELSYNNIVDIDAALQLALEFAIPAAVVIKHTNPSGVGVSKRRLLDAFKKARECDPVSAYGGVIGFNRPVNSETAREIANTFFEAVIAPSYDKEARKILSTKKNLRVLATGGVFRWSGARTFEMKRVSGGLLLQTGDRHALDPKDLKVVTKRKPTPEELEAMLFAWKVCKHVKSNAIVYAMKDRTVGVGAGQMSRVDSAKIAVMKAQHPTKGTVVASDAFFPFRDGLDVAAGAGATAVIQPGGSVRDAEVVAAADEHGMAMVFTGVRHFRH from the coding sequence ATGGCGAGAATCCATCGGGCGATCGTCAGCGTATCCGACAAGACCGGCGTGGCGCAGTTCTGCGCCGCGCTCTCCCGGCTCGGCGTCGAGCTGTACGCCTCGGGGGGCACGGCGAAGCTGCTGCGGGACAAGAAGGTGCCGGTGCGCCTCATCGAGGAGTACACCGGGTTCCCCGAGATGCTGGACGGGCGGGTGAAAACGTTGAACCCGAAGATCCACGGCGGGCTCCTCGCCCTGCGCGGGAATCCGGCGCACATGAAGACGATCGGCGAGCATGGCATCGTCCCGTTCGACATGCTGGTCGGAAACCTCTACCCCTTCGAGGCGACGATCGCGCGCCCCGGCTGCACGCGGGAGGAGGCGATCGAGAACATCGACATCGGCGGGCCTTCGATGCTGCGGTCCGCCGCGAAAAACTCGCAGTCGGTCGCGGTGGTGTGCGACCCCGCGGACTATCCCCTCGTCCTCGCGCAGCTGAAGAAGACCGCGGGAAACCTCGACGAGGAGACGATGCGGGAGCTCGGGCGAAAGGCGTTCGCGATGACCGCGCGGTACGACGCGGCGATCTCGAACTACCTCGGCGCGGGACAGGGGGGGATGGAGCCGTTCCCCGTGACCTTCACGGCCCAGTGGCGGAAGCTCCAGGGGCTCCGGTACGGAGAGAACCCGCACCAGGCTGCGTCATTCTACACCGACGCCGCGCTGCCCGACGAGCCGACGCTTGGAGGCGCGCAGCAGCTGCAGGGGAAGGAGCTTTCCTACAACAACATCGTCGATATCGACGCCGCGCTGCAGCTCGCCCTCGAATTCGCCATCCCCGCCGCGGTCGTCATCAAGCACACGAACCCTTCCGGCGTGGGTGTCTCGAAGCGCCGTCTCCTGGACGCCTTCAAGAAGGCGCGCGAGTGCGACCCCGTCTCCGCCTACGGCGGCGTGATCGGATTCAACCGGCCCGTGAACTCCGAGACGGCCCGGGAGATCGCCAACACCTTCTTCGAGGCGGTCATCGCCCCATCCTACGACAAGGAGGCGCGGAAGATCCTCTCGACGAAGAAGAACCTCCGCGTCCTTGCCACGGGCGGCGTGTTCCGGTGGTCGGGCGCCCGGACGTTCGAGATGAAACGGGTGAGCGGCGGGCTCCTCCTCCAGACGGGCGACCGGCACGCGCTCGACCCGAAGGACCTGAAGGTGGTGACGAAGCGGAAGCCCACCCCGGAGGAGCTCGAGGCGATGCTGTTCGCGTGGAAGGTTTGCAAGCATGTAAAATCGAACGCGATCGTCTACGCGATGAAGGACCGCACCGTCGGGGTGGGGGCGGGACAGATGAGCCGGGTCGACTCGGCGAAAATCGCGGTGATGAAGGCGCAGCATCCGACGAAGGGAACCGTCGTCGCCTCCGACGCCTTCTTCCCGTTCCGGGACGGCCTCGACGTGGCCGCCGGGGCAGGGGCCACGGCGGTGATCCAGCCCGGCGGGTCGGTCCGCGACGCGGAGGTGGTCGCCGCGGCCGACGAGCACGGGATGGCGATGGTGTTCACCGGGGTACGGCACTTCCGGCATTAA
- the alr gene encoding alanine racemase, with the protein MARPTVAEIRLSALRHNVQVIRALLPQGVGLLCIVKANAYGHGALPVARALEAGGARMLGVATVEEGVELREGEIRIPVVVLGGVDPPQAEVAHAHALSAILFDRGQIAYLARAAEVAGRPFPVHVKVDTGMGRLGLLPREAMEAAGQIASTPALRLEGWMTHLSSADGPAVEDREYTAGQLATFRATLPAVRKAFGTAVAVHALNSAGILRFGEEPFDLVRPGISLYGCSPLPSGDASPDLRPVMRIVTKVESLKELPAGHAVSYSRRYRCDGARRIAVVPIGYADGYRRALTGRARMSVAGHPVPVVGTVCMDHTMIDVTGVPGVEIGTDVEVMGEASMGAEEMARVCGTIPYEILVQVGSRIPRATID; encoded by the coding sequence TTGGCCCGGCCCACGGTGGCGGAGATCCGCCTCTCGGCCCTCCGACACAACGTTCAAGTGATTCGCGCGCTGCTCCCGCAAGGCGTCGGCCTTCTCTGCATCGTGAAGGCGAACGCCTACGGGCACGGCGCGCTTCCCGTGGCGCGCGCCCTCGAAGCGGGTGGGGCGCGGATGCTGGGCGTGGCCACGGTGGAGGAGGGGGTGGAACTGCGGGAGGGGGAAATCCGCATTCCGGTGGTCGTGCTGGGGGGTGTCGACCCGCCGCAGGCGGAGGTTGCCCACGCCCACGCCCTTTCGGCAATACTGTTCGACCGGGGGCAGATCGCCTACCTGGCCCGCGCGGCGGAGGTGGCGGGCCGCCCCTTCCCGGTGCACGTCAAGGTCGACACGGGGATGGGGCGGCTCGGACTGCTCCCGCGGGAGGCCATGGAGGCGGCGGGGCAGATTGCGTCGACTCCCGCACTGCGGCTGGAAGGGTGGATGACGCACCTGTCTTCGGCGGACGGGCCGGCGGTGGAGGACCGGGAGTACACGGCGGGGCAGTTGGCCACCTTCCGGGCGACGCTCCCCGCCGTGCGGAAGGCGTTCGGGACCGCCGTGGCGGTCCATGCGCTGAACAGCGCGGGAATCCTCCGGTTCGGCGAAGAGCCGTTCGACCTCGTCCGCCCCGGCATCTCCCTGTACGGCTGCTCCCCCCTTCCTTCCGGTGACGCGTCGCCGGACCTGCGTCCCGTGATGCGGATCGTCACGAAGGTGGAGTCCCTGAAGGAGCTCCCGGCGGGACACGCGGTGAGCTACAGCCGGCGGTACCGCTGCGACGGCGCCCGCCGGATCGCCGTCGTCCCCATCGGGTACGCCGACGGCTACCGCCGCGCGTTGACCGGCCGTGCCCGGATGTCGGTCGCCGGCCATCCCGTCCCCGTCGTCGGAACGGTGTGCATGGACCACACGATGATCGACGTCACCGGGGTGCCGGGGGTGGAGATCGGGACGGACGTCGAGGTGATGGGGGAGGCGTCGATGGGCGCGGAGGAGATGGCGCGCGTCTGCGGGACCATCCCGTACGAGATCCTGGTCCAGGTCGGATCGAGGATCCCCCGGGCGACCATTGACTGA